From Dasypus novemcinctus isolate mDasNov1 chromosome 11, mDasNov1.1.hap2, whole genome shotgun sequence, one genomic window encodes:
- the DNPH1 gene encoding 5-hydroxymethyl-dUMP N-hydrolase: protein MAAAAGAREPGAPGAPGRRSLYFCGSIRGGREDRALYARIVSRLRRFGTVLTEHVAAPELEESGEEAAGGDRLIHERDLAWLQQADVVVAEVTQPSLGVGYELGRAVALKKPILCLFRPQSGRVLSAMVRGAVDGSQFQVWDYEEGEVEALLDRYFKAGPPTHVSASPHPTA from the exons atggcggcggcggcgggagcgcGGGAGCCGGGGGCGCCGGGGGCGCCGGGCCGCCGGAGCCTGTACTTCTGCGGGAGCATCCGCGGCGGACGCGAGGACCGGGCGCTGTACGCGCGGATCGTGTCGCGGCTGCGGCGCTTCGGGACTGTGCTCACGGAGCACGTGGCCGCCCCCGAGCTGGAGGAGAGCG GGGAGGAGGCTGCTGGGGGCGACAGGCTCATCCATGAGCGGGACCTGGCCTGGTTGCAGCAGGCAGATG TGGTCGTGGCAGAAGTGACACAGCCATCCTTGGGGGTAGGCTATGAGCTGGGCCGGGCTGTGGCCCTCAAGAAGCCGATCCTGTGCCTGTTCCGCCCCCAGTCTGGCCGAG tgCTTTCCGCCATGGTCCGGGGAGCCGTGGATGGCTCGCAGTTCCAGGTGTGGGACTACGAAGAGGGAGAGGTGGAGGCCCTGCTGGACCGATACTTCAAGGCTGGCCCCCCCACGCATGTGTCTGCCTCCCCTCACCCGACTGCTTGA